The following proteins come from a genomic window of Macrobrachium nipponense isolate FS-2020 chromosome 18, ASM1510439v2, whole genome shotgun sequence:
- the LOC135197008 gene encoding phosphatidylinositol 3,4,5-trisphosphate 3-phosphatase TPTE2-like, whose protein sequence is MGEEASVNGTGPAEGGDEGEEDEQKQVIQRTTKFLEYDADQHEIEVEMGFEDPSNPPVPGFNLYYMQWRTRRFVEHFVVRLLTAILILVDMIILFVDLFNPHVQNDPLEYCSLAFSTYFMIEVILRIFGLGPKVFFRAWHNALDCFLVVFTFILSVVTVCLENMPSNPASLVVALRLVRLVRITRILWERRHLQRGARQFVSQNKRRYQQHGFDLDLTYVMPRVIAMSFPSTGRMSMYRNDIKEVARFMDTQHPGHYRLYNLCSERHYDETLFHGRVERFHIDDHNVPPLTDMLRFSASVQEWMKQDDSNIIAVHCKGGKGRTGTMICVFLIDLGVFQDAEHCLGFFGDRRTDKNVANKFQGVETPSQSRYVGYYEKVVVAGRQLPLEIPMIITKITLHGMNTVGAGDGSELRFTLQSRAHTIPFQAHLGMQKNCKVMVEREAWG, encoded by the exons ATGGGAGAGGAGGCCAGCGTGAACGGAACAGGTCCCGCCGAAGGAGGAGATGAGGGCGAAGAAGATGAACAGAAACAg GTAATCCAAAGAACGACCAAGTTCTTGGAGTATGATGCTGATCAACATGAGATCGAAGTTGAGATGGGTTTCGAAGATCCGTCTAATCCTCCTGTACCTGGTTTCAATCTCTA ttacaTGCAGTGGCGGACTCGCAGATTTGTCGAACACTTCGTTGTGAGACTCTTGACAGCCATATTGATCTTGGTGGATATGATAATTTTGTTTGTGGATCTTTTCAACCCCCATGTGCAAAATGACCCATTGGAATACTGCTCTCTTGCCTTCTCTACTTACTTCATGATAGAAGTTATACTCAGGATATTTGGCTTAGG GCCTAAAGTGTTCTTCAGAGCATGGCACAATGCTCTTGACTGTTTTCTCGTTGTATTTACCTTTATTCTTTCTGTTGTAACTGTCTGCCTAGAAAACATGCCCTCCaaccctgccag CTTGGTTGTGGCTCTTCGTTTAGTTCGACTAGTAAGAATAACTAGAATACTGTGGGAGCGGAGGCACCTGCAGAGAGGTGCTCGCCAGTTTGTGTCACAAAACAAAAGACGTTATCAGCAGCATGGATTTGATCTTGACCTTACTTACGTCATGCCAAGAGTCATAGCCATGTCATTCCCGTCCACTGGTAGAATGTCCATGTATAGAAATGATATTAAG GAAGTAGCTCGCTTTATGGATACCCAACATCCTGGGCATTACCGTCTGTATAATCTTTGTTCAGAGCGGCACTACGATGAGACACTTTTCCATGGGAGAGTCGAACGATTCCACATTGATGACCATAATGTCCCACCACTCAC GGATATGCTGCGCTTCAGTGCCAGTGTGCAGGAATGGATGAAACAAGATGATAGTAATATAATTGCTGTGCACTGTAAAGGAGGTAAAGGTCGAACTGGTACAATGATATGCGTTTTCCTGATCGATCTGGGCGTTTTCCAAGATGCAGAGCACTGCCTAGGCTTCTTTGGAGATCGTCGAACTGATAAAAATGTAGCAAATAAATTCCAAGGTGTGGAAACACCAAGCCAG AGTCGGTATGTTGGTTATTATGAAAAAGTCGTCGTAGCAGGAAGACAGCTGCCACTGGAAATTCCTATGATTATCACAAAAATAACTCTTCATGGGATGAACACTGTGGGTGCAGGTGATGGCTCTGAACTAAGGTTCACTCTGCAGAGTCGTGCCCACACTATACCATTCCAGGCTCATCTTGGTATGCAAAAAAACTGCAAG GTGATGGTAGAAAGAGAAGCTTGGGGTTAG